One genomic region from Vanacampus margaritifer isolate UIUO_Vmar chromosome 2, RoL_Vmar_1.0, whole genome shotgun sequence encodes:
- the LOC144042682 gene encoding uncharacterized protein LOC144042682: MTGLHRASRGFSDPFSMRASLDMYAEGGQATGHRRFVQPNGIAGSCPCQHCTRHSGSGYQAASGRQPDHPHLDCHRNSQLPRVKDAGGRASRGGYCSPQRHPVFLGPGPFSQSDDLAQLSPPWELNPVQWSRSSELGARHCQPFREQCDCVTTYNHARAQPFHVRVPHPLPHLRVNGQAYGYSRTSHYNVFVDKGEDGSTCIPQNGLLDHSFPVVNGHCTPKSKPSKRRDAHQNSGGSGENCNGHAHKAFFPTEVPQKHFNRDKPKEVCIHSPVDVSPEVPVANQHQRQDSSLAKQAKGQDSVKDQIRQVVTDLEDVLGGLKQVQVEMKEVIEQIDHLTATMDLNEDPHRIACGSTSNVHVHASAHPGETPLSPPSNRKQASAECPRRSDEERIILRTNSPSPVHMASVVKTRCFTPPVHTKDLKHANGHPPLPYLNHKAGNPESRSHNLNPEVVIGNSTTMHSRTQKPPLYPQNGNGSKDSYPASKAARTPANVWRCRNNSMV; this comes from the exons ATGACGGGACTTCACAGAGCCAGCAGAGGTTTTTCGGACCCGTTTTCCATGCGAGCCTCTTTGGATATGTACGCAGAAGGCGGGCAAGCAACGGGACACCGACGATTTGTCCAGCCCAACGGCATCGCCGGCTCGTGCCCTTGCCAGCACTGCACCCGCCACAGTGGATCGGGGTACCAAGCAGCATCAGGCAGACAGCCAGACCACCCACATCTAGATTGCCACAGAAACAGCCAGCTTCCTCGGGTTAAGGACGCAGGGGGAAGGGCATCCAGAGGTGGTTATTGCAGCCCCCAGAGACACCCAGTGTTCCTGGGGCCCGGCCCTTTCAGCCAGTCAGATGACTTGGCCCAACTCAGTCCCCCATGGGAGTTAAACCCTGTCCAATGGAGCCGCTCGTCGGAGCTTGGTGCGAGACACTGCCAGCCTTTCAGGGAGCAGTGTGACTGTGTGACCACATACAACCACGCCAGGGCACAACCCTTTCACGTCCGGGTACCACATCCACTCCCTCATCTACGGGTCAACGGTCAAGCCTATGGATATAGCAGGACTAGCCACTATAATGTATTTGTGGACAAAGGAGAGGATGGTTCTACTTGCATCCCGCAAAATGGCCTTTTGGATCATTCTTTTCCCGTGGTTAACGGGCACTGCACACCAAAGTCTAAACCCTCAAAGAGAAGAGATGCCCATCAGAACTCTGGTGGATCAGGGGAGAACTGTAATGGACATGCTCACAAAGCTTTCTTCCCCACTGAAGTCCCACAAAAGCACTTCAACCGAGATAAACCAAAGGAAGTTTGCATCCATAGCCCAGTCGACGTTAGTCCGGAAGTGCCAGTTGCCAACCAGCACCAGCGCCAAGATTCATCTTTGGCCAAGCAAGCCAAGGGGCAGGATTCAGTGAAGGATCAGATCCGACAAGTGGTGACGGATCTGGAGGACGTCTTGGGAGGTTTGAAGCAGGTTCAGGTGGAGATGAAAGAG GTCATTGAGCAGATTGATCATCTCACGGCCACTATGGACCTCAACGAGGATCCACACAGGATCGCTTGTGGGTCAACAAGCAACGTTCACGTTCACGCCTCTGCTCATCCGGGGGAAACTCCGCTGTCGCCTCCGTCCAATCGCAAGCAGGCTTCGGCCGAGTGTCCGAGGCGTTCCGACGAGGAGCGCATCATCCTGAGAACAAACTCTCCATCCCCTGTTCACATGGCGTCTGTGGTCAAAACTCGCTGCTTCACCCCGCCTGTTCACACGAAGGACCTCAAACACGCAAACGGACATCCACCTCTGCCATACCTCAACCACAAAGCAGGCAACCCAGAGTCCCGTTCGCACAATCTAAATCCAGAAGTTGTCATTGGTAACAGCACAACGATGCACTCAAGGACTCAAAAGCCTCCGCTGTACCCGCAGAATGGGAATGGCAGCAAAGACTCGTACCCAGCTAGCAAAGCGGCGAGGACCCCCGCGAACGTCTGGAGATGCCGCAACAACAGCATGGTGTGA